One Portunus trituberculatus isolate SZX2019 chromosome 45, ASM1759143v1, whole genome shotgun sequence DNA segment encodes these proteins:
- the LOC123519393 gene encoding uncharacterized protein LOC123519393, producing MKHTIQDQILPHVYTHSKIWSCLHDRMTSLSQLVVPIMFSCVYLSKSYCTMGTSLFSFVPTFRILSVVSSASFTVTMATLVGLPMLTAVDEQERATRCTSLVEKCRNCEGVHSTFSRDCPAWKVEKEVWRVKATEGISYYEARMQVKQTQASPASNVSYTSTI from the exons atgaaacatacaatccaagatcaaattctgccacacgtgtacactcactcgaagatatggagttgtttacacgaccggatgacgtcactgagtcagctggtggttccaataatgttctcgtgcgtctacctatcaaaaagttattgtaccatgggtacGAGTCTGTTCTCGTTCGTCCCTACATTCcgaatcctctccgttgtttcaagtgccagctttaCGGTCACCATGGCAACGCTTGTCGGTCTTCCCATGCTTACTGCGGTAGACGAGCAGGAGAGGGCCACTCGGTGTACATCTTTGGTAGAGAAGTGCCGTAACTGTGAGGGTGTTCACTCTACTTTCTCACGTGATTGCCccgcgtggaaagtggagaaagaggtctgGAGAGTTAAAGCTACTGAGGGAATTtcttactatgaagcaaggatgcAAGTGAAGCAGACGCAGGCCTCGCCTGCTTCAAACGTCTCCTACACTTCAACA ATCTAG